The Halobacillus amylolyticus nucleotide sequence TCATTGGAACAGAGAGGACTTGCTCTAGGAGCTTCAAAAGATCGTTTGCGTTTTATCAATACCATGGAAGAAGCGGTAGCTGAGGCTGATTTCATTCAGGAAAATGTTCCTGAACGTGAAGATCTGAAGAAAAGTGTTCTGGGAAACATTGATCGCTATGCAAAACCCGAAGCCATTATTGCATCAAGTACTTCTGGAATTATTCCGACTACATTGCAATCGAATTTACAATATCCAGAGCGGTTCATCGTAGCTCATCCATTTAATCCTGTTTATTTACTTCCTTTAGTAGAGGTTGTAGGCGGAGAATCTACTGATGCAGCTATTATTAAAGAGGCGTGTGGACTTTTTGAAAAAGTTGCCATGAAGCCGCTTGTTATTCACAAAGAAATCGATGGTCACGTTGCTGACCGTTTAATGGAAGCTCTTTGGCGTGAAGCACTGCACTTAGTCAATGATGGTGTGGCAACGACGGAGGAAGTTGATACAGCAATCATTTATGGTGCTGGTTTGCGCTGGGCGCAAATGGGTCCGTTCTTAACATTCCACTTGGCCGGGGGTGAACAAGGGATGCGCCATATGCTTGAGCAATTCGGCCCAGCCCTTAAACTCCCATGGACGAAGCTCAAGGCTCCAGAGCTTACAGATGCCTTAAAAGAACGAGTCATTGAAGGGTGTGAAAGTTACGCAGGTAATCAGTCTGTTGCGGATCTTGAACACAAACGAAATGAGTTTCTAGTTAAACTGCTAGATTTAGTTGAAGAGTATTGGCCTGAGTCCAAAAGTCTTGTGAAAGAATAAAAAACTCATAGATGGAGTGATGAATATGCCAGAGTCAGCGTTTAATTATCAGGATCATGTGCATAAGGAATGGGTGGATTACAACGGTCATATGAATGATGCCGCATATGCAGCTATTTTCAGTCACGCGGTGGATTATTTCATGGATTACATCGGTTTAGATGAAAAAGCTCGTGAATCGTTTGCTTATACTATTTTCACATTAGAGACACATCTTTGCTATTTGAAAGAAGCCCATGAAAATGAAAAGATTCACGTTTCTGTTCAATTAATAGACGATGATGCAAAGCGTCTTCACATCTTTTTTGTAATGAAAAATAATCACGGGGACACGCTGGCTACAAGTGAGCAGATGCTAATGGGAATGAGTACGGCTGAAGGGAGGCCCGCTTCGTTTCCTGAATCAGTCTCTCAAATGATTAAGCAAATACGACAAGCACATGAACATTTAGAAACGCCTAAACAAGTGGGCAGACAGATTGGTATTAAGCGATAAGTCATCACTTGATCGGGATAAAAGAGGAGAATGTTTATGAATAAGATCGAAGTCAAAAATATGACGAAAATCTTTGGTTCTCATCCTAAACAAGGCTTGAAACGTTTAGATAATGGGGAACAGAAGGATCAAATTTTAGAAGAAACAGGTTTGACGGTTGGAGTGAACCAAGCTTCATTTGACGTTAAGCCTGGAGAATTCTTTGTGATTATGGGGCTGTCAGGAAGTGGGAAATCAACATTGATTCGCCTGGTGAATCGCCTGATTGAGCCAACAGCTGGTGAAGTCTATATTGACGGAGACGATATTACAAAAATGAACCAGGCCTCCTTGATCGAAACACGACGCAAGAAATTAGGGATGGTTTTTCAAAAGTTTGGTTTATTCCCCCATCGCACAGTATTAGCTAACGTAAGTTATGGACTAGAAATACAAGGAATGAAAAAAGAGGAACGAGAAGAAAAGGCGCAGAAGTCGATTGAGGATGTTGGCTTGAAAGGGTATGAAAATAGCTATCCTGATCAATTGAGTGGCGGGATGCAGCAGCGTGTAGGCCTTGCTCGTGCCCTTGCCAATGATACTGACATCCTGTTGATGGACGAAGCTTTTAGTGCCCTTGATCCTCTCATCCGTAAAGAAATGCAAGATGAGTTGCTTCATTTACAGAAAAAGTTGGGCAAAACGATTTTATTTATTACCCATGACCTGGATGAAGCATTAAAACTTGGTGATCGTGTCGCCATTATGAAAGATGGACGCATCGTACAAGTAGGTACTTCTGAAGAAATCCTAGAGAATCCAGCGAACAAGTATGTATCTAATTTTGTGAAAGACGTAGATCGCTCCAAAGTACTGGAAGCTCATCATGTCATGCAGAAGCCTGAAGTGTTAACAACGTATAAAGATGGTCCACGTGTGGCTGTCCGCAAGATGGAAGAGGCGGGTGCTTCCAGCATTTTCGTTGTCGATAAAGAGGATAACTTCAAAGGCTTGTTAACAATTGATGATGCTATTGAAGCGTACAACAAAGATATTCCTTTAGAAAAAGTCCTAAAAGAAGATGTACATGCGACCTTACCCGAGACACCACTTAATGAGCTGCTCGGGATTGCAGCAGAGACGAAGTATCCAATTGTTGTACAAAATGAAGGCAAGCTAGTTGGGATTATCTCACGTGTTTCTATTCTTTCAGGACTTGTGCTTGGAAAAGAAAAAGATGAGGTGAATGAATCATGAATTATTTCTACTTGCCTTTAGAAGAGTGGACGAATTCTTTTGTGAATAATTGGCTGCTCCCTGTGTTGGGTGGATTTTTCAATCAAATTAGTAAAGGCCTTGGAGCATTTATTACGGGTGTGACCGATTTACTCATTGCCGTTCCCCCAGAGATTATTGCCATTGTACTGATTTTACTAGCTTGGAGGACTGCTGGTAAGGGCATAGCATTATTTACGCTGATCGGTTGTATTTATTTAGGCTCTGTCAATCTATGGGATGGTGCGATGCAGACAGTTGCCGTCGTGATTGTCTCGACATTACTATCAATCATTGTCGGTGTACCTGTGGGGATAGTAAGTGCAACCAATTCAATAGTCGATAAGATCACCCGTCCGATTCTCGACTTTATGCAGACATTGCCTAGTTTCGTTTATTTAATTCCAGCAATATTACTATTTGGACTTGGCGGTGTCCCGGCGGTGATTTCAACATTTGTATTTGCTACCCCGCCAGCGGTTCGTATGACGAGTTTAGGAATAAAACAAGTTCCTGCCGATGTGGTTGAGGCCTCAAAGGCTTTCGGTTCTACACCAAAGCAGTTGCTTTTCAAAGTACAACTGCCTATGGCTGTACCAACGATTATGGCGGGAATCAACCAGACGATCATGTTAGCCCTGTCGATGGCGGTTATTGCCTCAATGATCGGTGCGCCAGGACTTGGATCAACTGTTCTATCAGGGATATCAACAGTTAACGTCGGACTTGGCTTAACAGGTGGTTTAGGCATTGTTGTGTTAGCGATTGTTCTTGACCGAATTACTCAAGGATTAGGTCAAAAAGTATAAATCAAAAGGAGAAGGTTACTAATGAAAAAGATTTTATTAGGTATTACGACAACACTACTACTAGCATTTATCGTCGGCTGTTCAGCTGAAAAAGAAGCAAGCAGCAGTGAAGCTTCAGATGAGAATGGCAAAGATAAGACGATTACTTTTGGTGTGACACCGTGGACAAGTACTGTCCCTCCAACTAAAATCGCCGGACTGATTTTAGAAGATATGGGTTATACAGTTGAGGAAACAAAGGCAAACGTTGGCGGTGTATTCATGGGATTATCCCGTGGAGATCTTGATGTGTTCATGGATGCATGGCTTCCTATGCACCAGGTGCACTTGGATAAATTCGGAGATAAACTAGATGACACAGCTGTAAGTTATCCGAAAGCAGAAACTGGCTGGGTCGTACCGACGTATATGAAAGATATTAATTCGATTTCCGACTTAAAAGGAAAAGAAGACCTGTTTAATAACAAAATGTATGGAATTGAAGAAGGGGCAAGTGCAACGAAAGAGTCTAACGAGATCATTAAGGCTTACGGGTTAGATATGAAACAAGTGAACTCTTCTGAAGGTGGTATGATCGCACAGGCGTCCCGTATGATGGCCCAAGAAAAGCCAGTCGTATTTTATGGTTGGCGGCCACACACGATGTTTAACAAATTTGATTTGAAAGTACTCAGCAATGACCAAGGATTCTTTGGTTCTTCTTCTGTTCACGTCATTACTAACAATAAACTGAAGGAAAAAGCACCAGATGCCTATGAATTCCTAAGCAACTGGAGTATTTCTATTGACGAAGTTGAGGCAATGATTGTGGAAATTGAAGAAAACGGCAAGGATGCTGAAAAAGTCGCTCGCGAATGGATTAACAACAACCAGGACAAAGTCAACAAAATGTTGGGTAAATAATGGTTTATGAGAGGTCTGTAGTCAACTGCAGGCCTCTCTTTTACATAAGAAAGGATGACTATTCGATGCAAGAAAACGAGCGAATCATTGTACAAAAAGATGTTTCATGTACTTTGAGAGATGGCACGATATTATATGCGAATATTTATCGTCCTAGTGTAAGGGGGTCTTACTCAGTTTTACTGACAAGACATCCTTATAACAAAAACCTTCCTGATTTCTCTCATCGTTATGTTGACCCATTTAGGTTGGTGGAAGCGGGGTTTATTGTCATCATTCAAGATGTACGTGGGCGCTTTGCGTCTGAAGGTTACGATATCGTCGAGTGGGCTTCCTCAACTGCCCTATAGTAATGGGAAAGTAGGAATGTTTGGCTTGTCTTACTATGGATTTACACAGTTGTACGCTGCTGTTGAACACCCTCCTGCGTTAAAAGCAATCTTTCCTGCAATGACGGGATATTGAACTTCCCATTATTCCTATAAGGTAATGTCTCATTTTGAGAGATATTGACATTGTTTGTAGAAGATGTTGATTTATTTTAAATAAGTAATCATAATAATACCGTTGTGTTTTGAGACTAACGATCTAGGTTAACCAATTAAATCCATGGGAGGAAGAAAATAGATGACTAAAGTCATAGAACCTGTCCGATATGATTTAGCAACAGCGATTTCAGTTAAAAAGAAAAAGATGATTGAACTAGGTATGAGGTATGGATTGGCAGATAAAAGAACAATAAAATGCAGTCAGCAACTTGATGATCTTTTAAATAGATATACAAATGTAAAACATCAGTCATATGAAATTATTTAAGATAGAAGCTTTTATTGAGTATAAGCTGCAAGGCCGTAATATTATTATGTACAGTAGAGTAAACACCTTGGCTTGAAGTCCTCACGTGAAGAATGGCGCCGATTATCAATTGACATACTTAAATTAGAAGGATTGTCAGCAACACCATTGAATAAACCCCAAAGATACTTAAGGTTAATTTCATCATCACACTCCTATGTTGGAGAATGCTACCCAACACTACACCTACGATAATGCGTTGAGAATTTTGGTACGTAGTCTTCCCTTCAACCTCATGAATTTTTGCAAAAGAGGATGGCTTGCCTAAGAAAAGAGCCCAAGTAATAAGTTAAGAAACAGGTTTAGTTGGTAACAGACGAATTTTCCTTCTATTACGGTTTCAGGTTGACCTCGTCCTTCTAAGTCAGCTTCTGCTTACAACTTCTAAATTTCTTCTTTTATGTTTAATGGATAATGGAATCAATTTCATAATTTAGGTCCCATTGCCCAAGGGATTCAAAACGTAAAAAGAAGCCCCTCAAGTTTAGTCAAATTTTTTAAATCATTTTTATTAGGTTAAGGGCAGTAATCCGGAAGACTCCATCTCGAGATAGGTTTCCGTTGCCTTGGATGGAGAAGGAGGTCCAGGAAATCACACGCTTTCCGTAGGCATGCGCTGAGTCTCCTCGGACTCCGTCGAGGCCACTGAAAAAGTCTATTTAAAGAAAAAATACTATATATTGGTGGTTACCTCCTTTTAATTTTCTGTATGTTGATTGATTTCATTGTTACTTTCTGAAAAAATCAGTTCTTCAGTGGCCTCACTCCGTCCTCCGGGGTCTCACCTGTCATGTTCATCCCCAGGGAGTCTCGCCATTTCCCCGCCATTTCCCGGACCTCCTTGTGTTTGTGAGAAAAACGGAAACACTTCAGGTTCACAAGTCACCCAAACGACAGAAGAACTTCTTATCAGAGAGAGGATAATCTTCTTGTGATGCAGTTATTATGCCATATCATGGTGGATGAAACCCTCTGAACATGGGAGACTCATTCGGACTACGAATGGCTCCGTTCATCACTTTTCGGAAAAGAGCCTTCTATTCTGCCAGTCTTTGGTGTTTTAAAAAGAGCAATTATGAAATTGATTATATAAATATTTGGCTACTCAACAAAAAGTACCTGGTAGGTAAGGGGGATTTTAAGTAAATGGAAGATATTCCAAAGTCTATGTGTTATATTTTGTAAAACTAAAATAACCTAATGCGTACTAAAAGGAGCCTATTATGGCTCCTTTTAGTATGTTGAGGGGGCTTCACTTTTTTGAAAAGTTAATATACTATAGTTATATTCCAAAAAAATCCTTTTGGTCTTATAGAGATCTTATGAAAAGGAGAGATGGTGTGAGATATGTTGTTCGCTTTTTTATCATCATTACTACTATTCTTATCATCGGTGGCATCACTAGTTTATTTCAAAACGGTATTAATATCGATATAACTACATTTTTTTCAAATATGAAAACACTCATTTCTCTGATATTCAACCCCTTAGATCTAACTTTTCGGACCACCTCATCTATTCATGCCACCGAATACCCTGTCTTTCCTCAATTTTTTGAGTACTATGGTTATTCGTTGTTTATGCTGTTTTGCGGTCTCTTATTATCTTTGATCCTCTCCCTGCTATTAACGGTCCTTACACTCCATCTTTCCATTAAGAAACGTGAATTCGTTTTGTGGGTATCAAATTTATTTGAGTCTCTTCCTGACATTTTTGTTATTGTCATTGCTCAAGTCACGTTTGTTGCTATTTATAGAGAAACGGGTCTTTTAGTATTTCAGGTGGCAGGAGCATCCGACAGGCCCTTCATGCTCCCACTGCTCACGTATTCGATCTTACCTACGATCTTTCTTTTCCGCACGTTGATCATGATCTTTGAGGAGGAATTAAAACGACCTTACGTCGAATTGGCTAAAGGGAAAGGAATGACACGCACATACATACTGTTGCGCCACGTTTTTCGTAATGGGGTTACAAGTCTAGTTAATCATTCCAAAATGGTCATAGCTTTCATGATTTCTAACCTAATTATGCTTGAAATTCTATTTAATTCTTATGGTATGACATGGTTTGTTATCAATCATCCAACATTTGAAATAGCAACCATCAGTATGATCCTCTTATTTATCCCTATTTATATTGTAGAGTGCATCGTCCAACAGGTTAGAAGAAGGTCGATAGGGG carries:
- a CDS encoding L-carnitine dehydrogenase, producing the protein MAMNRTINNITVVGTGVIGNGWIARFLAQGYDVVAFDPAVGAEERTRKAIDHAWTSLEQRGLALGASKDRLRFINTMEEAVAEADFIQENVPEREDLKKSVLGNIDRYAKPEAIIASSTSGIIPTTLQSNLQYPERFIVAHPFNPVYLLPLVEVVGGESTDAAIIKEACGLFEKVAMKPLVIHKEIDGHVADRLMEALWREALHLVNDGVATTEEVDTAIIYGAGLRWAQMGPFLTFHLAGGEQGMRHMLEQFGPALKLPWTKLKAPELTDALKERVIEGCESYAGNQSVADLEHKRNEFLVKLLDLVEEYWPESKSLVKE
- a CDS encoding thioesterase family protein; protein product: MPESAFNYQDHVHKEWVDYNGHMNDAAYAAIFSHAVDYFMDYIGLDEKARESFAYTIFTLETHLCYLKEAHENEKIHVSVQLIDDDAKRLHIFFVMKNNHGDTLATSEQMLMGMSTAEGRPASFPESVSQMIKQIRQAHEHLETPKQVGRQIGIKR
- a CDS encoding quaternary amine ABC transporter ATP-binding protein, which gives rise to MNKIEVKNMTKIFGSHPKQGLKRLDNGEQKDQILEETGLTVGVNQASFDVKPGEFFVIMGLSGSGKSTLIRLVNRLIEPTAGEVYIDGDDITKMNQASLIETRRKKLGMVFQKFGLFPHRTVLANVSYGLEIQGMKKEEREEKAQKSIEDVGLKGYENSYPDQLSGGMQQRVGLARALANDTDILLMDEAFSALDPLIRKEMQDELLHLQKKLGKTILFITHDLDEALKLGDRVAIMKDGRIVQVGTSEEILENPANKYVSNFVKDVDRSKVLEAHHVMQKPEVLTTYKDGPRVAVRKMEEAGASSIFVVDKEDNFKGLLTIDDAIEAYNKDIPLEKVLKEDVHATLPETPLNELLGIAAETKYPIVVQNEGKLVGIISRVSILSGLVLGKEKDEVNES
- a CDS encoding ABC transporter permease translates to MNYFYLPLEEWTNSFVNNWLLPVLGGFFNQISKGLGAFITGVTDLLIAVPPEIIAIVLILLAWRTAGKGIALFTLIGCIYLGSVNLWDGAMQTVAVVIVSTLLSIIVGVPVGIVSATNSIVDKITRPILDFMQTLPSFVYLIPAILLFGLGGVPAVISTFVFATPPAVRMTSLGIKQVPADVVEASKAFGSTPKQLLFKVQLPMAVPTIMAGINQTIMLALSMAVIASMIGAPGLGSTVLSGISTVNVGLGLTGGLGIVVLAIVLDRITQGLGQKV
- a CDS encoding glycine betaine ABC transporter substrate-binding protein, with the protein product MKKILLGITTTLLLAFIVGCSAEKEASSSEASDENGKDKTITFGVTPWTSTVPPTKIAGLILEDMGYTVEETKANVGGVFMGLSRGDLDVFMDAWLPMHQVHLDKFGDKLDDTAVSYPKAETGWVVPTYMKDINSISDLKGKEDLFNNKMYGIEEGASATKESNEIIKAYGLDMKQVNSSEGGMIAQASRMMAQEKPVVFYGWRPHTMFNKFDLKVLSNDQGFFGSSSVHVITNNKLKEKAPDAYEFLSNWSISIDEVEAMIVEIEENGKDAEKVAREWINNNQDKVNKMLGK
- a CDS encoding CocE/NonD family hydrolase — translated: MQENERIIVQKDVSCTLRDGTILYANIYRPSVRGSYSVLLTRHPYNKNLPDFSHRYVDPFRLVEAGFIVIIQDVRGRFASEGYDIVEWASSTAL
- a CDS encoding CocE/NonD family hydrolase, whose product is MFGLSYYGFTQLYAAVEHPPALKAIFPAMTGY
- a CDS encoding aspartyl-phosphate phosphatase Spo0E family protein; translation: MTKVIEPVRYDLATAISVKKKKMIELGMRYGLADKRTIKCSQQLDDLLNRYTNVKHQSYEII
- a CDS encoding ABC transporter permease subunit, translated to MRYVVRFFIIITTILIIGGITSLFQNGINIDITTFFSNMKTLISLIFNPLDLTFRTTSSIHATEYPVFPQFFEYYGYSLFMLFCGLLLSLILSLLLTVLTLHLSIKKREFVLWVSNLFESLPDIFVIVIAQVTFVAIYRETGLLVFQVAGASDRPFMLPLLTYSILPTIFLFRTLIMIFEEELKRPYVELAKGKGMTRTYILLRHVFRNGVTSLVNHSKMVIAFMISNLIMLEILFNSYGMTWFVINHPTFEIATISMILLFIPIYIVECIVQQVRRRSIGEG